Part of the bacterium genome, ATGGAGGGCTTCTGCGATCTGTGCCTTGTCCATAAAAAACCGTGACCCGTCACGGGTTCTGTTTTATTCCGTATTGCTTGATCTTGCGATAGAGGGTGTCGCGGCCGATGCCGAGAACTTCCGCAGTTTTTGAGATGTTCCACTCGAATTTCCGCAGCATGGTCTCGATATGCTTCGCCTCCAGCTCTTCGAGCGACCCGGCCTTCATCCGCCCGGGGCCGGAGCGCGTCTGGGTCTCCAGCACTCCCAGGGATAAGTTCGACGCCTTTATCTCGGGCGGCCGGCCGAAGACCGCGGCCCTCTCTATAGCGTTCTGCAGCTCGCGGACGTTCCCGGGCCATGCATAGGACATGAGCATATCCTCCGCGTCCTTTGAAAACCCGGTGAAGGGCTTGCCCACCTTGAGCGAAAAAATCTTCAGGAAGTGTTGAGCCAGCGGGATCACGTCCTCCATCCTCTCCCTGAGCGCCGGTATGTGTATGGGCAGCACCGAGAGCCTGTAGAACAGATCCGACCGGAACTCCTTCCTCTCAACCGCAGCTTCCAGATCCTTGTTCGTGGCCGCGATCACGCGCACGTCCACGCTTATCTCCTTCACGCCACCGATCCTTTGAAATGACCTCTCCTGCAGCACCCGCAGGAGCTTCGTCTGCAGGCCCTGCGAAAGATCGCCTATCTCGTCGAGGAATACCGTGCCCCCATTCGCGTGCTCGAACTTTCCGTGCTGCATCTCCACGGCGTCGGTGAACGAGCCCTTCTCGTGACCGAAGAGCTCGTTCTCTATCAGGGTCTCCGGCATCGCGGCGCAGCTGACGGCAACGAAGGGCTTCAGCTTGCGCGGGCCGTTGTAGTGGATCGACGTCGCCGCAAGCTCCTTGCCCACTCCGCTCTCGCCGGTGATGAGCACCGTGGCGTCGCTCTCCGACAGCTGCTTCAACTGAAGCACGATCGCCTTCATGATATCGCTCCTGCACGTCAATCGATCGAACCCGTGTTCCCTGGCCACCTCCTGCTCGAACTGCGCTATGGTCCTGAAGGCCTTTCTCGACTCTATCGCATTTCCCAGCTTCACCCACAGCGCGCCGAAATCTATCGGCTTGACCA contains:
- a CDS encoding sigma-54 dependent transcriptional regulator, translated to VKPIDFGALWVKLGNAIESRKAFRTIAQFEQEVAREHGFDRLTCRSDIMKAIVLQLKQLSESDATVLITGESGVGKELAATSIHYNGPRKLKPFVAVSCAAMPETLIENELFGHEKGSFTDAVEMQHGKFEHANGGTVFLDEIGDLSQGLQTKLLRVLQERSFQRIGGVKEISVDVRVIAATNKDLEAAVERKEFRSDLFYRLSVLPIHIPALRERMEDVIPLAQHFLKIFSLKVGKPFTGFSKDAEDMLMSYAWPGNVRELQNAIERAAVFGRPPEIKASNLSLGVLETQTRSGPGRMKAGSLEELEAKHIETMLRKFEWNISKTAEVLGIGRDTLYRKIKQYGIKQNP